One window of Rhinolophus ferrumequinum isolate MPI-CBG mRhiFer1 chromosome 26, mRhiFer1_v1.p, whole genome shotgun sequence genomic DNA carries:
- the SLC35B4 gene encoding UDP-xylose and UDP-N-acetylglucosamine transporter: MRPIFAVGLVFAGCCSNVIFLELLARKHPGCGNIVTFAQFLFIAVEGFLFEADLGRKQPVIPIRYYVVMVTMFFTVSVVNNYALNLNIAMPLHMIFRSGSLIANMVLGIIILKKRYSIFKYTSIALVSVGIFICTFMSAKQVTSQSSLSEDDGFQAFAWWLLGIGALTFALLMSARMGIFQETLYKQFGKHSKEALFYNHALPLPGFIFLASDIYDHAVLFNKSELYQVPVVGVTMPIMWFYLLVNVITQYVCIRGVFILTTECTSLTVTLVVTLRKFVSLIFSILYFQNPFTLWHWLGTLFVFMGTLMYTEVWNNLGLPKSQSQKADKKN, encoded by the exons AAAGCATCCAGGATGTGGGAACATTGTGACATTtgcacaatttttatttattgctgtagAAGGCTTCCTCTTTGAAGCTGATTTGGGAAGGAAGCAGCCAGTGATCCCCATAAG GTACTACGTCGTCATGGTAACCATGTTCTTTACTGTCAGCGTGGTGAACAACTACGCCTTGAATCTCAACATTGCCATGCCTCTGCACATGATATTTCGCTCC GGTTCTCTAATTGCCAACATGGTTCTAGGAATTATAATCTTGAAGAAAAG ATACAGTATATTCAAATACACTTCCATTGCCCTGGTGTCTGTGGGGATATTTATTTGCACTTTCATGTCTGCAAAGCAGGTG aCTTCCCAGTCGAGCTTGAGTGAGGATGATGGATTCCAGGCATTTGCATGGTGGTTACTAG GAATTGGAGCACTGACGTTTGCTCTTCTGATGTCAGCAAGGATGGGTATTTTCCAAGAGACTCTCTACAAACAATTTGGGAAACACTCCAAAGAggctttattttataat CATGCCCTGCCACTTCCTGGATTCATCTTCTTGGCTTCTGATATTTATGACCACGCCGTTCTATTCAATAAGTCTG AATTATATCAAGTCCCGGTCGTTGGTGTGACAATGCCCATCATGTGGTTCTACCTCCTCGTGAATGTCATCACTCA GTACGTGTGCATCCGGGGTGTCTTCATCCTCACGACGGAATGCACCTCCCTCACCGTCACACTCGTTGTGACGCTACGCAAGTTTGTGAGCCTCATCTTTTCCATCCTGTACTTCCAGAACCCTTTCACTCTGTGGCACTGGCTGGGCACCTTGTTTGTCTTCATGGGGACCCTCATGTACACAGAAGTGTGGAACAACCTGGGGCTCCCAAAAAGCCAGTCTCAGAAGGCAGACAAGAAGAACTGA